The Aeoliella mucimassa genome includes the window CACGAAACGGTGATGCCGACCACGAACCAGGAGAACAAGGAAAAGCTTGTGACGCGCGCCAGATCCATCTGTTATGGCCAATTAAGAGGAGATCGGTAACAACCACCGTCGCTGGAGGTTGCCTGAGAATTTAACGAGGATTTGCTACCGGCTTCTAGCAAACCACCCGCGGCAAGACAAGAAAGAAAGCCCGCAGGGAGTGGGGGGATGCTAGCAGGGCGCGCAAAAAAAGCGGGCCAACCTCTCGAAAGAAGCTGGCCCGCTTTTAAACGTTAACTCTTCGCTCTTACGAGCGGAAGACTACTGGCAGCAGCAAGTGGTGCAACCACAGCCGTGGAACAGCTTGTGCAGGCGACCACCGAAACGCTTGCAGCAGTAGCTTTCGCAACCACAACTGCTAGCACATCCGCAATCGGCGGGCACGGTTACTTCTTGAGCAACCATCTTGCAAACCTTCACAGGAACTTCCTTGGTGACGGTCACAGGAACACAAACCGTGTAGGTCTGGGTCTTTTCTTCAGGAACGCAGTCGTAGGTGGTGACCGTGTAGGTCTTGGTCTTCTCCTGCGGAACCATCACGCAGTACTCAACTTCCTTCGTCTTGGTCTCGGGCACGCACTTGGTAACAGTGCACTCGCGAGTACGAACTTCGTCGCGGTACTTGCAGACCTTAACGGTCTTGGTCTTGGTCTCGGGCACGCACTTCGTCACGGTGTAGGTGCGAGTACGCTCCTCAGGACGGCACTTCGTGACCTTGCAGGTACGGGTGCGTTCTTCGGTGGTCATCTTGCAGACCTTGACGGTCTTGGTCTTGGTCTCGGGCACGCACTTCGTCACGGTGTAGGTGCGGGTACGCTCTTCAGGACGGCACTTCGTAACTGTGCAGGTACGGGTGCGTTCTTCGGTGCGGCACTTGGTGACGTTGTAGGTGTAAGGCACTTCCTCAGTCACGCACTCGTAAGTGGTGCAAGGAACTTCCTTGGTTTCGCAACCAGGGACCCACACGCGCTTGCAGCAGGTACGAACGCTTTCGACCTTTTCGCAGGTGCAAGGATCGTAGGTGCAGCAAGGCACTTCGACGGTTTGAGTTTCCCAGTGACCAGTGTTAACGGTCACGGTACGAGTGGTCTCGACAGGAACGCGCTTGGTGACAGTGCGAGTAGCCGAAACTTCTTCGGTGTAAGGAACCTGAACCGTATAGGTTTGCTCAACCTCTTCGGTGTAAGGAACCATGACCGTGTAGGTCTGGGTCTTTTCTTCCTGCACGGGAACCATCACCGTGTATTCAACTTCCTTTTCCTCGTAGGTAGGAACCTGAACGGTGTAGGTTTGCTCGACTTCCTCGGTGTAGGGAACCATGACCGTGTAGGTCTTGGTCTTTTCTTCCTTCACGGGAGTCATCACCGTGTACTCAACTTCCTTTTCTTCCGTGTAAGGAACCTTCACGGTGTACTCTTGGGTCTTGGTTTCCTGAACGGGAACCATCACGGTGTATTCAACCGTCTTGGTGCGCTTTTCAGGAACACACACGGTGTAAGTCTTCGTCTTCTCTTCCGTGCGAGGGACGCGCTTGTACACAGTGTAAGTGCGGGTACGCTCTTCCTTGGTGTACTCAGTGCAGTTCACTGTCTTCATGACAGTTTCGTAGGTCGGTACATAGACGGTCTTGGTGACCATCGTGGGCTCGCAACCACAATCTGTGGTCACTGCGGGTGTTCCGCAACCACAGTCGGCATTCGCCGACGAGGCGGCCAGCAGCATCACCGCCGCGGCAGCCGCCACAAAATAACGTTTCATAAAGTGTTCCTCCCATCCTCTCGGATGCACAAAAAGAAAAAAACGAATTCCCAACAGTTCCATTTACCCTCCAAGCGGCTGGGTCAGTCGTCGCCGAGGTTTCGCGGATGGAAAAAAGGGGAAACTGGGAAAGCTTCTGGATGCCCCGAATGACAACCGACAGAACCCCCAAAAATCCTGTTTCGCAGTTCACAATAACTGCAGAAACTACCCTAAATAAGCCGACTTCCTAACGCCGGCTCCCGGATAAGATAGTCCCTGAATTTGGGGTAGAAAAGCCTCTGCTTGAGAAAATCGGCAAAGTTTTAGGTCGGGGAAACTTATGAAGATTACGGCCAGATGGAGGACACCTAGTTGCGGACCTCCCTCTTTACTGCTAGCGAGACTCCGCATTCTCCAGCCGTAAACTGTTCATTCGCTTGAGTTTAGGTCCAATTGAACTCGAAAAAGCGGGTCTGGTTAGCTGAATAAAATGCAGGACCAAGATGGCAATGGACTGCAATGGACTTAAAGAAAAGCGAACAATACCTGCGCCTTTTACTCCCAACGCCGAAAAGTAACCTATGGTTGAAATAGGAACAGTAGACCTTCAACTCACCTCGCTCATCTCGCCTCGTCCCCAGCGTTCCTAATCCACACTCATCTTGCATTGGATCGACCACCCCGTTTGGGTGGCTGCGTCGATCCCCGAACTTGCCATGAACAGTTCATTACTCCATCGTGTGGCGCTGCGCGATCGACGAGGTACGACCATCGTCGAGACCGCTTTTGTCCTTCCGATCTTCCTAATGTTCATCCTATCGCTGGTCGAGTTTGGCCACGCACTGATGGTGAACAACGTGCTGCGAAGCGCGACGCGAGCAGGCGCTCGTTTAGGAGCCACCGAAGGTCAAACAACCGCCAAGATCACCCAGCATGTTCGCCAAGTGATTGGCGGAGCCATCGATGCCCAGGTGGCTGATATCTCAGTGAACAGTGCCGGAGTCTTCGACGAGGGAGGTTCGGTGCCCGAAACCTCCTCGGAATTTGACGCGCTGCCGAACATCGAAGTTGCCGACGCCGAGCCGCGAGAACTGTTCGTGGTGCGCGCCCGCGTGGACTACAACGACATCGCCTTGGTGCCTATGCCGTTTATGAGCGGCGTAGTGCTCGAAGGCCGAGCATTTATAAGGCACGAATAGCCCCCTCGCCCGCGCTGGGCTGTTTACACGTTCCCTTCCCCAAAAGGCCATCTCATGTTCCGCCGTATGCCCCTCCGCAGAACACCCCTCGGCCCGAAGGTCTCTGGAAAGCACGGAATCGCCGCAGTGGAGTTTGCGGTGGTTGCTCCAGTTCTGGTCGCCATTATGTTCGGCATGATGTCGGTAAACCGGGCTTTCGAAACGCAGAACCTGCTTAGCATCGCCGCCCGCGAAGGTGCCCGCTTCGCATCGATGGATCGTAATGGGATGCTCGCCGAAGGATCGACCGGCAATCAGAAGCTTGAGCAGGACATCAAGAGCTTCCTCGCTTCCAACGGCATCTCCGCCGATTCGATCACGGTGGAAGTCAAGGATTTCGAGAATCCGGAAACCGACTTCAACATCGATGATCCCAATAACGATCTCCGGCTGTTCGAAGTCCGGGTGTCGGTCAACTATTCGGCAGTTAGCTACACGTCTGTTCCCAATGGTAGTGACTACGCGCTGACCGCTTCGGTGGTATTCCGAAACGGCCGGGCGAACCTGTCCGACTAAATAGCCCCCTCGCCCCCCCCTCCTCCGCCTCGCTCCTCACGCCCCGAGTTTTAACATGCGCACTCAACTCAACTCCGCATCGAATCGCTCGCAACGCCGCGGTATCATTATCGTTCTCACCGGCTTCCTCTTGATTGGTATCTTTGCCTTCATGGCCTTGACGGTCGATACCGGCCGCATCGTGCTTACCGAAACCGAAATGCAAAATGCCGTGGATGCGGCCGCACTAGCAGCGTCGCAAGAAATTGCCGCGGCGGTGCATGAAGCGGGTCAGACAGGAATTGATCCCTCGCTCGATCCCAATAGTATTGCCGCCGAAGCGGCTCGCTTGATGGCCTCGAAGGTGGCCGAAGCCAATGGTGTGTTCATCGATCCCCAGCGTGACGTTCGCTTTGGGAAACGTCGCTACGACCCCAACACGAACACCTGGCCGATCGACTGGGGTGCAAACCCAGTAAACGTGGTGCAGGTGGTTGCGCGTAGGAACAATTCCGACTCCGCCGCGCCGGACGCTGCGCTGCCGCTGGCCTTTGGTTGGGCGGTCGGCCGCGATTCGGTGGACATCCTGGCTTCGGCCACCGCTTTTGTGGAAGCACGCGACATGGTTCTCGTGCTCGATTTCTCCGGCTCGATGAGCGACGACACCGAATTTAAGGCGTTCGACTCGCTTGGCCAGTCGCAGGTCGAAGCCTCGATCGACCGCATGTACCAGCAACTGCTCGATGCCGACGTCCGCTGGCCCGATCATCCCGAACGTGCTAAGTGGCTCACCGAGTATGGTGAGATCGACTCGGCCGAGGGTACCTACGTGTCGAGCAACGACACGAACTACATCTTCGAAGCCTTGGGGCTTGGAGATAAGTACCCGTCGGACGACCCCAACTTCCCGGGTCAACTCAAGTATCCCTACCCTCAGTCGGGACGTTACTCCGACGGCACTCCCAAAGGCATGCCGAGTGAGTACACCAGCCGCAACCTGTGGAAGAACTACATCAGTAGCGTGAAGTCGATGGGTGGTCCCTACCACAAGAAGTACGGGTATCGCTCACTGCTCAACTACATGCAAAAGAGCCGCATCCAATGGTATCAATCGGAGGACCTATGGCGCACCTCGCACTACCCGTTCCACGCAGTGAAGAATGGCACCTCGCTGTTCCTCGACTTCCTGGGCGAACTCGACTTCGGCGATGAAGTCGGCCTGGTGAGCTATGGTACCTATTCGGTGTGGGAAACCACCCACTACGACGGAGAAGTGACGCTCGATACTTCGAGCAACCCAATCACTTCCAACTATGGAGTGATCGATGCCATCCAACGCCGCCACCAGGCGGGTCATTACGACTCGTACACCGGTATGGGCGATGGCGTGCTCAAGGCTCGCGAGATGCTTGTCGGCAGTGCCGACGACCCGTCGGACGAAGGACACGTGCGGTACGGTGCCCGTCCCACCATCATCCTGATGACCGACGGTCAAGCCAATCGTTACCCATCAGGATGGAGCTTGCCGAGTAACTTCCATTGGAACGACTGGACCGACTTCGACGGCGACGGTGTTGCCGACTATTCAACGAGCAACACGAACAAGCAATACGCGTTCTACGAAGCCACCGAAGCGATTCGCCGAGGCATTACCATCCACACCATGGCCGTGGGTGCGAACGCCGATCGCGACATCATGCGGGCGATTGCCGCCGCTGGCGATGGTGTTTTCATCAGCGTGCCTGGTGGTTCGACGATTGCCGAAATGGAATCGCAAATGATCGAAGCGTTTAGCGAAATCGCCGCCAAGGTTCCGCCCGCGAAGCTGGTGTTCGAAGAAACGCCGGTCGACCAACTGTAATCACTGCTAGTGCTGGCTAGTCGTGCTTCCTAACACCCCCGCTGGCTCGCATGCCCCCACTGCGAGCCTCCGCCCGGCCGCCGATTGCCTCCCGCGCAATCGGCGGCCATCTTTTTTGCAATCGTCTAAATCAACCGGGCGCCCGAATTGCCCAGCTTACCATTTCGATTTTTTGCTTGGGAAATGAATAAAAACGTCGCGTAATCACGAAACCCTGAGTGCTCCCCACCACACTCTAAATTCCGTGAGGAAAACTATGCGACTGAATTGGTGTTTCGTGCTGACCTGCCTGCTGGTCGGTGCGGCGGGAACCGTGCGTGCCGACGATGCATCGGTAAAAACCGGTATCGCCGAACGCATGACACGCGAAGCAAAATCGGCAGGCGCGACGGGCGATCTCGCGCTTCGAGACGACCTGCTGCAGCAAGCCGCTCGGTTGGCCCCCGACTTCGGGCCGGCCCACTGGAACCAGGGCGAAATACTGGTCGACGGGCAATGGCAATCCATCCACGAAGTGCAATCGGCCGCCAATAGTAGCTCCGTAACGAAAGAGTACGCCGCGCTTCGCGAAGCAGCGGCCGACACCCCCAGCGATCATCTTCGCCTGGCGCGATGGTGCCGTAAGAACGATCTGAACGACGAAGCCCGATTTCACTGGCTGAAGCTGCTATCGATCGATCGCGAAAATCGCGAAGCCCTCCATGGGCTGAACCTCGTCGCGTTCGAAGGCGATCTGGTCGAAGCCGATCAACTCGAAGCACTTCGCAACGAGTCACGTGAGTTTCGCAAGCGTAGCGATCAATGGCGGGCGCGGATTGCGGGATGGCACCGCGCGTTAAAACTCGGTGGAGTCAAAGCCGAAATCGCCTTGGCCGAACTCGGAGCCGAAGTGGATGAATCGGCCATCCCCGAGTTCGAACGACTCATGGCCGGCCGGCGTGGTATCACCCCCGCCGAAGCTGATCGCGACAAAGAATTGAGCAAGGCGTTTCTGCTCGCCTTGGGCCAGCTACCGAGTTATCAAGCCTGCGAATCGCTAGTCCGCATCTCGGTGCTTGCCGAAGAGCAGGAGCTCCGCACCCTGGCAGGCGAACAACTCAAGGCGCGTCCTGAGCACGAGTACATTCCGCTGCTGGTTTCCGGATTGGCCGCGGAGCTCGAAACCCACTTCGAAGTCTCCATCTCTCCGACCGGCCGCGTGCAGTACGATCACGAAGTGTTCGCCGAAGGCCCCAACGGCGGCGAGCGGGCCGAGGTTTCGCGGACCGGCGGGGCCGTTGTCACCTACGGGGGCGATCCAACCAGTGGCGAAGCACAAGCAGTCCTCAACCGTGGTCGCCGAGCGTCGGCCGGTAAGTACCAGGATTACCAGCGCGAAGCCGCGCAGCGAGTCGAAATGGTAGCTGCCATCAACGAGCAACGCCTGCAAATCAACAACCGTATCATTGCTGTGCTCGCACAAACCACTGGCGAAGACCTCGGCGACTCGCCGCAAGCCTGGTGGGATTACTGGTACGAGAAGAACGGTTACGAATCGCGGAATGGACTTCCCGAGCAAACCTATCGCATCAGTACGTCGGAGATGATCAACGTTTACGTCGAGCCCCCATCGAGCGGCAGCCCTCCTTCTTCGTCGGGTCCCCCACCCCCATTGCGTCACGAGTGCTTTGCCGCTGGCACCGAGGTCTGGACCAAGACCGGCATGCAGGCCATCGAGACCCTCGCTGCAGGCGATCTGGTACTGACCATGAATGAGCGGAGCGGCGAACTCTGCTTCCGTCCGGTGCTCACCACCACGGTTCGGGCCCCTTCGCCGCTGACGCATGTCGACGCGGGTGGGTATCAGTTGCAATCGACCCCCGGGCACCCCTTCTGGGTCGAAGGCAAAGGCTGGCAAATGGCCAGCGAACTACAACCCGGCGACTACATTTTCTCCGCGCAGGGAAGTCCGGTGGAGGTAAGCTCGACTTCGCCCTCCAGCGAAGAACAAGAAGCCTACAATTTAATTGTCGAGGGGAACAACAACTACTTCGTCGGCCCGCAAGGTTTGCTGTCGCACGACAACAGCCCTCGCCGACCCGAGCTAGCACGTTTAGGTTCGGAGTAGCCATCCCCAAACGATAAAGAAACCCAATTTCTTTAGTGTGCCATCACGCACAGAGGCGTCGCCCACTGTATCGGTAGTGCGACGCCTCTGCCATTTATTCAGGCAGAATTAGCGCTTTGGCGTGGTCGCACAGGTGACACACAACAATCTGCAAGAGATCGCGAAACTACCCTCGGCGCAAAGTTGCTAAGAGTGCACAATAGGGCTTAAGGCGGTAACGATTCTTTACCATTATTGCCTACTTCAAGAAAGTCGCTCCTGGCCTGCAAACAGGCCATAATAGACTCAACCCAACGTACCCGCCTTGTTTCTCATGCGGTACTGTAACTGCGTGATTGGATCGCAGACAACAGTTTGCCCTAGAGAACATAGGCACAGGGTAGGAAGCAGAGGCCCCCGTGCAAATTACCACCGCAGACGAAGCCATCCAAGTCGTCCAATCGGGCCACCGTGTGTTCGTGCACACGGCGTCCGCAGCCCCTCAAGCGCTGGTCCAAGCGCTCGGTCGCCGCGCCCGCGACCTTCACGACCTCGAAGTTGTGCACCTGCACACCGAAGGTAGTGCCCCTTACACCGCGCCCGGTTTACGTGGCCGCGTTTACTCGAACTCGTTTTTCGTGGGTGCGAATGTTCGCCCGGCCGTGAACGATGGTTACGCCGACTACATTCCCATCTTCCTGAGCGAAGTCCCCGGCCTGCTCCGCAATCGCGTGCTGCCGCTCGACGTCGCGATGATTCAGGTGTCGCCCCCCGATCGCCATGGCTTCTGCTCGCTCGGCGTTTCGATCGACGCTTCGCGTGCGGCCACCGACTCGGCGAAGTTCGTCATCGCCCAGATCAACCGCCACATGCCCCGCACCCACGGGCACGGTTTGGTTCATATCTCGAAGATCGATCTGGCGGTAGAACACGACGAACCGCTACACGCCCACGTTACCGCCGAGCCGACTGCGGTCGAACGCTCGATCGGTCGCCACGTGGCCGAACTAGTGGAAGACGGAGCCACCCTGCAACTTGGCATCGGAGCGATTCCCGACGCAGTGCTCGCTGCGTTGAAGGATCACAAGGACCTTGGCATCCACTCCGAGATGTTCAGCGATGGCGTCGTGGAACTGGTGGAGAAGGGTGTGATCACCGGTGCCTGTAAGGCCCGCCAGGTCGGCAAGGTCGTGGGGTCGTTCTGCATCGGCAGCCAACGCGTGTACGACTTTATCAACGACAATCCTTCGGTCGAAATGCTCGAAGCGAGTTACGTGAACGACACCGCGGTGATTCGTCGCCACCCCAAGGTCACGGCCATCAACAGTGCGATTGAAGTCGACCTGACCGGTCAAGTCTGTGCCGACTCGATCGGCACCCGCATCTACTCGGGTGTGGGTGGTCAGATGGACTTCATCCGTGGTGCAGCCCTGTCGCCCGGCGGCAAGCCGATTATCGCGTTGCCGTCGACCACTCGCAAAGGCGAGACCCGCATCAGTGCGGTACTCAAGCTCGGTGCTGGTGTGGTTACCACACGGGCTCACGTACACTACATCGCCACCGAATACGGCGTGGCCGACCTGTACGGCAAGAACCTGCGTCAACGGGCACGGGCACTCATCGATATCGCCCATCCCGATCACCGCGAAACCCTCGAGCGCGAAGCCCACAAGCGGTTCTCGACCCTCGACTGGCGGTAACGCACGTTCGCGACCACAAGTAACAATCAAGAACAGGAGTTCGAGCCTATCGCTCGAACTCCTGTTTTTTTGCTCGCCTATTCTTTCAATTCGTAGGCTCCCAAATCAACCGCTTTGCCTTGCGGTCGTGGGGTGCCAGCGATGTCGATCTCCGGCGCCAAATCGGCCGCGCCGGCATCGATGGCTTTCGAGTCAGCCTTGAGCGAGAAATCAAAAGCACTCGGATCGGTGAACTCTTGCTCTAGCGACTCGATCACCAGATTGTGATCGACCTGGTTCGCTTGGCGGTCGGGCACGCGAAGACTGGTGACCAGGTTATTGCGAACCACATTGTTGGTGGCCGGAGTACCGTTTTTGTGCTTGTCGATGCAAATCCAAGCTGGGCCGGGGCGGCCTTCCGCAGCGTCGACCACCGTGTTGTTCACGATTCGACAGCCGGTCGCCCCCAGCAGCGTCAACCCATGCCATTGGTCGACCACGATCACGTTGTTCTCGACCACCCAATCTTCGAACATGCCATCAAAACAACCGATGCCCTGCAGCGGTCCACGGAAGGGCTGGTTGGGATCTTCGAAGTTGATGATCACGTTGCCCCGTAAAGTGATACCGACCACTTTGCCGCTGCCCGGTCGGCCAGAACCGGTGGACCAGCTTTGGAACCCATCGTCGTGATTGTCGTTCACGTCGTAGCAGTTCTTTACCGTGTTGTATTGAAACACGCTATAGTCGCCGAGCC containing:
- a CDS encoding TadE/TadG family type IV pilus assembly protein codes for the protein MNSSLLHRVALRDRRGTTIVETAFVLPIFLMFILSLVEFGHALMVNNVLRSATRAGARLGATEGQTTAKITQHVRQVIGGAIDAQVADISVNSAGVFDEGGSVPETSSEFDALPNIEVADAEPRELFVVRARVDYNDIALVPMPFMSGVVLEGRAFIRHE
- a CDS encoding acetyl-CoA hydrolase/transferase family protein, producing the protein MQITTADEAIQVVQSGHRVFVHTASAAPQALVQALGRRARDLHDLEVVHLHTEGSAPYTAPGLRGRVYSNSFFVGANVRPAVNDGYADYIPIFLSEVPGLLRNRVLPLDVAMIQVSPPDRHGFCSLGVSIDASRAATDSAKFVIAQINRHMPRTHGHGLVHISKIDLAVEHDEPLHAHVTAEPTAVERSIGRHVAELVEDGATLQLGIGAIPDAVLAALKDHKDLGIHSEMFSDGVVELVEKGVITGACKARQVGKVVGSFCIGSQRVYDFINDNPSVEMLEASYVNDTAVIRRHPKVTAINSAIEVDLTGQVCADSIGTRIYSGVGGQMDFIRGAALSPGGKPIIALPSTTRKGETRISAVLKLGAGVVTTRAHVHYIATEYGVADLYGKNLRQRARALIDIAHPDHRETLEREAHKRFSTLDWR
- a CDS encoding TadE family protein; this encodes MFRRMPLRRTPLGPKVSGKHGIAAVEFAVVAPVLVAIMFGMMSVNRAFETQNLLSIAAREGARFASMDRNGMLAEGSTGNQKLEQDIKSFLASNGISADSITVEVKDFENPETDFNIDDPNNDLRLFEVRVSVNYSAVSYTSVPNGSDYALTASVVFRNGRANLSD
- a CDS encoding polymorphic toxin-type HINT domain-containing protein translates to MRLNWCFVLTCLLVGAAGTVRADDASVKTGIAERMTREAKSAGATGDLALRDDLLQQAARLAPDFGPAHWNQGEILVDGQWQSIHEVQSAANSSSVTKEYAALREAAADTPSDHLRLARWCRKNDLNDEARFHWLKLLSIDRENREALHGLNLVAFEGDLVEADQLEALRNESREFRKRSDQWRARIAGWHRALKLGGVKAEIALAELGAEVDESAIPEFERLMAGRRGITPAEADRDKELSKAFLLALGQLPSYQACESLVRISVLAEEQELRTLAGEQLKARPEHEYIPLLVSGLAAELETHFEVSISPTGRVQYDHEVFAEGPNGGERAEVSRTGGAVVTYGGDPTSGEAQAVLNRGRRASAGKYQDYQREAAQRVEMVAAINEQRLQINNRIIAVLAQTTGEDLGDSPQAWWDYWYEKNGYESRNGLPEQTYRISTSEMINVYVEPPSSGSPPSSSGPPPPLRHECFAAGTEVWTKTGMQAIETLAAGDLVLTMNERSGELCFRPVLTTTVRAPSPLTHVDAGGYQLQSTPGHPFWVEGKGWQMASELQPGDYIFSAQGSPVEVSSTSPSSEEQEAYNLIVEGNNNYFVGPQGLLSHDNSPRRPELARLGSE
- a CDS encoding vWA domain-containing protein; its protein translation is MRTQLNSASNRSQRRGIIIVLTGFLLIGIFAFMALTVDTGRIVLTETEMQNAVDAAALAASQEIAAAVHEAGQTGIDPSLDPNSIAAEAARLMASKVAEANGVFIDPQRDVRFGKRRYDPNTNTWPIDWGANPVNVVQVVARRNNSDSAAPDAALPLAFGWAVGRDSVDILASATAFVEARDMVLVLDFSGSMSDDTEFKAFDSLGQSQVEASIDRMYQQLLDADVRWPDHPERAKWLTEYGEIDSAEGTYVSSNDTNYIFEALGLGDKYPSDDPNFPGQLKYPYPQSGRYSDGTPKGMPSEYTSRNLWKNYISSVKSMGGPYHKKYGYRSLLNYMQKSRIQWYQSEDLWRTSHYPFHAVKNGTSLFLDFLGELDFGDEVGLVSYGTYSVWETTHYDGEVTLDTSSNPITSNYGVIDAIQRRHQAGHYDSYTGMGDGVLKAREMLVGSADDPSDEGHVRYGARPTIILMTDGQANRYPSGWSLPSNFHWNDWTDFDGDGVADYSTSNTNKQYAFYEATEAIRRGITIHTMAVGANADRDIMRAIAAAGDGVFISVPGGSTIAEMESQMIEAFSEIAAKVPPAKLVFEETPVDQL